The following nucleotide sequence is from Ignavibacteriales bacterium.
GAAGTTTTATGAAAGAGACTTTCTCTATAGAACATCGAACGACGAAATGTTAATCGAATGTCCTTACTGTTTAGGAACCACAGTTTATCATATGGATAAGTTATTTAACCGCTGTGAGTGCTGCGGAGTTGAAATCAACGAGGAGGATCTGGCATATGTATAGTCCGAAAGTAAAAGAAGAACTTGTAAAAGAACTCTATTTATTAAAACACTCTCAAGATAAAAAAATAACGATGACAAAACAGAATATTTAGATAGGAGGAAAAATGACTACGATCTCAAACAACGATAGTATAAAAATCATTCTTAAAGTCATCTCAAAAGTCATAAAGTTGCTTCAAAAAGAAATAATCGGGACTAAGAAGAAGGAGGTAAAATGAGCTGGTGGATAATAACAACGATTGAGGTTTTAGCTGCAGTCCTTTCCGGATATGCCGGTTATGAGAAGAGTAAGAAGGAGAAAAAATAATGGCAGATAACTTTCTTGATGAGCTGCTCGAAATGGCAGAGCAAAAAGAACTTGCTCAGACAGATGCTTATTACGATCTCCTCCTTTCAGAAATCAAAAAGATGAAAGATAAAATCGAGCTGAACTTCCACGAAAGTGAAAAGGAAATCGATATCATAAATAAGTTCGTGTTAAAGAAGAACAGCATTTTAGATGAAAGAATAAAATTCCTCGAAAAGAAACTTGAGAGTTTCATTAGAGAAAGAGATGTAAAAAGTATTTCTCTGGCTAACGGAACACTTAAGATGCATAAGAAACAAGACAAGATTGAGATCACTGATATGGATCTATTCTTGAAACTCGCGAAGAAAGAACTGCTTGATGTTATACCCGAACAACTAAAACCATCGCTGACAAAAATAAAGCAATGGATAAAAAGTAAGCCGGTTCCTAAAGGAGTTACTATAATTGAAGGTCAGCCGGAATTTAGCTACACGTTATCAAATGAGGAAGAAGATGGCCGAGAGAAAGAAACTGGAATTGCAGCTTAACGAACCGCAGATATTAAAAATTCTTGCCGATCCCATTTTAGGCAAAAATGATTATGGACCGTATTATTTATTCTTGGTTTCAAATGGGAAAGATGAGTATTCATTTTTTGCACCCAGCGAACAAATTTATCAACAATTAAAAACTATAGGCAAGGGCAATAGCTTTGAGCTCACGAAGACTGCAAGAAAGAATGGCAAAGGCATACAAGTTGAATATGAAATTGTTTCATTGAACCAAGAGGAGAAACAAACTGTCTCGAATGCACAAAAAGATAATTACTTTGATCTAATGCTTCTTAGTTTTGAAGACGCACTGAAAATACAATCCCTTCATAATGGTATGGCTAACGTCAATCAAATCGCCATTACACTATTCATCCAGCGTACTAAAGGTTCTCACTCGTTTTCGGGAGGCTAAATGTCCGAT
It contains:
- a CDS encoding host-nuclease inhibitor Gam family protein, whose amino-acid sequence is MADNFLDELLEMAEQKELAQTDAYYDLLLSEIKKMKDKIELNFHESEKEIDIINKFVLKKNSILDERIKFLEKKLESFIRERDVKSISLANGTLKMHKKQDKIEITDMDLFLKLAKKELLDVIPEQLKPSLTKIKQWIKSKPVPKGVTIIEGQPEFSYTLSNEEEDGREKETGIAA